A single Caretta caretta isolate rCarCar2 chromosome 2, rCarCar1.hap1, whole genome shotgun sequence DNA region contains:
- the GDAP1 gene encoding ganglioside-induced differentiation-associated protein 1 isoform X3 has product MPEEGSMYYPRVQHYRELLDSLPMDAYTHGCILHPELTVDSMIPAYATTRIRSQIGNTESELKKLAKENPDLQDAYIAKQKRLKSKLLDHDNIKYLKKILDELEKVLDQVETELQRRNEETPEDGQQPWLCGEFFSLADVSLAVTLHRLKFLGFARRNWGNGKRPNLEAYYERVLKRKTFNKVLGHVNNILISAVLPTAFRVAKKRAPRVLGTTMLVGLLAGMGYFAFTCLRKRFVNMMLSIRTRQPYF; this is encoded by the exons ATGCCAGAAGAAGGAAGCATGTATTACCCAAGGGTGCAACACTATAGAGAGCTCTTGGACTCCTTGCCTATGGATGCCTACACTCATGGCTGCATTTTACACCCAGAATTAACAGTGGATTCCATGATTCCAGCTTATGCGACAACTAGAATTCGCA GCCAGATAGGTAACACAGAATCGGAACTAAAGAAGCTTGCCAAAGAAAATCCAGACCTCCAAGATGCTTATATAGCAAAACAGAAGCGCCTTAAG TCTAAGCTGCTGGACCATGATAATATAAAGTACCTGAAGAAAATACTTGATGAATTGGAAAAAGTTTTGGATCAGGTGGAGACTGAGTTACAAAGGAGAAATGAAGAAACACCAG AAGATGGACAGCAGCCTTGGCTGTGTGGCGAATTCTTTAGTTTGGCAGATGTATCGCTTGCTGTTACATTACATCGCCTGAAGTTTCTGGGGTTTGCAAGAAGAAACTGGGGAAATGGAAAACGACCCAACTTGGAAGCCTATTATGAACGTGTCTTGAAGAGAAAAACATTTAACAAAGTTTTAGGACATGTCAACAACATATTAATCTCAGCAGTTCTGCCAACTGCGTTCCGGGTGGCCAAGAAAAGGGCACCAAGAGTTCTTGGTACGACCATGTTGGTTGGCTTGCTAGCGGGAATGGGTTATTTTGCTTTCACGTGTCTTCGGAAGAGATTTGTCAACATGATGTTGTCAATTAGAACAAGACAACCTTATTTTTAA
- the GDAP1 gene encoding ganglioside-induced differentiation-associated protein 1 isoform X2: MRLNSSGEVPVLIHGENIICEATQIIDYLEETFMDERTPRLMPEEGSMYYPRVQHYRELLDSLPMDAYTHGCILHPELTVDSMIPAYATTRIRSQIGNTESELKKLAKENPDLQDAYIAKQKRLKSKLLDHDNIKYLKKILDELEKVLDQVETELQRRNEETPEDGQQPWLCGEFFSLADVSLAVTLHRLKFLGFARRNWGNGKRPNLEAYYERVLKRKTFNKVLGHVNNILISAVLPTAFRVAKKRAPRVLGTTMLVGLLAGMGYFAFTCLRKRFVNMMLSIRTRQPYF; the protein is encoded by the exons ATGCGTTTAAACTCATCTGGAGAAGTGCCTGTCCTTATCCATGGGGAAAACATTATTTGTGAGGCCACACAGATTATTGATTATCTTGAAGAGACATTCATGGATG AGAGGACACCAAGATTAATGCCAGAAGAAGGAAGCATGTATTACCCAAGGGTGCAACACTATAGAGAGCTCTTGGACTCCTTGCCTATGGATGCCTACACTCATGGCTGCATTTTACACCCAGAATTAACAGTGGATTCCATGATTCCAGCTTATGCGACAACTAGAATTCGCA GCCAGATAGGTAACACAGAATCGGAACTAAAGAAGCTTGCCAAAGAAAATCCAGACCTCCAAGATGCTTATATAGCAAAACAGAAGCGCCTTAAG TCTAAGCTGCTGGACCATGATAATATAAAGTACCTGAAGAAAATACTTGATGAATTGGAAAAAGTTTTGGATCAGGTGGAGACTGAGTTACAAAGGAGAAATGAAGAAACACCAG AAGATGGACAGCAGCCTTGGCTGTGTGGCGAATTCTTTAGTTTGGCAGATGTATCGCTTGCTGTTACATTACATCGCCTGAAGTTTCTGGGGTTTGCAAGAAGAAACTGGGGAAATGGAAAACGACCCAACTTGGAAGCCTATTATGAACGTGTCTTGAAGAGAAAAACATTTAACAAAGTTTTAGGACATGTCAACAACATATTAATCTCAGCAGTTCTGCCAACTGCGTTCCGGGTGGCCAAGAAAAGGGCACCAAGAGTTCTTGGTACGACCATGTTGGTTGGCTTGCTAGCGGGAATGGGTTATTTTGCTTTCACGTGTCTTCGGAAGAGATTTGTCAACATGATGTTGTCAATTAGAACAAGACAACCTTATTTTTAA
- the GDAP1 gene encoding ganglioside-induced differentiation-associated protein 1 isoform X1, which produces MARQEDGAAAGSVLLADCKAEAKLILYHWTHSFCSQKVRLVIAEKALKCEEHDVSLPLSEHNEPWFMRLNSSGEVPVLIHGENIICEATQIIDYLEETFMDERTPRLMPEEGSMYYPRVQHYRELLDSLPMDAYTHGCILHPELTVDSMIPAYATTRIRSQIGNTESELKKLAKENPDLQDAYIAKQKRLKSKLLDHDNIKYLKKILDELEKVLDQVETELQRRNEETPEDGQQPWLCGEFFSLADVSLAVTLHRLKFLGFARRNWGNGKRPNLEAYYERVLKRKTFNKVLGHVNNILISAVLPTAFRVAKKRAPRVLGTTMLVGLLAGMGYFAFTCLRKRFVNMMLSIRTRQPYF; this is translated from the exons ATGGCGCGGCAGGAGGATGGCGCGGCAGCGGGCAGCGTGCTCCTGGCTGACTGCAAGGCAGAGGCTAAGTTAATACTGTACCACTGGACCCACTCGTTCTGCTCCCAAAAG GTGCGCTTAGTGATTGCTGAAAAAGCACTGAAGTGTGAAGAACATGATGTAAGTTTACCCCTGAGTGAACACAATGAACCTTGGTTTATGCGTTTAAACTCATCTGGAGAAGTGCCTGTCCTTATCCATGGGGAAAACATTATTTGTGAGGCCACACAGATTATTGATTATCTTGAAGAGACATTCATGGATG AGAGGACACCAAGATTAATGCCAGAAGAAGGAAGCATGTATTACCCAAGGGTGCAACACTATAGAGAGCTCTTGGACTCCTTGCCTATGGATGCCTACACTCATGGCTGCATTTTACACCCAGAATTAACAGTGGATTCCATGATTCCAGCTTATGCGACAACTAGAATTCGCA GCCAGATAGGTAACACAGAATCGGAACTAAAGAAGCTTGCCAAAGAAAATCCAGACCTCCAAGATGCTTATATAGCAAAACAGAAGCGCCTTAAG TCTAAGCTGCTGGACCATGATAATATAAAGTACCTGAAGAAAATACTTGATGAATTGGAAAAAGTTTTGGATCAGGTGGAGACTGAGTTACAAAGGAGAAATGAAGAAACACCAG AAGATGGACAGCAGCCTTGGCTGTGTGGCGAATTCTTTAGTTTGGCAGATGTATCGCTTGCTGTTACATTACATCGCCTGAAGTTTCTGGGGTTTGCAAGAAGAAACTGGGGAAATGGAAAACGACCCAACTTGGAAGCCTATTATGAACGTGTCTTGAAGAGAAAAACATTTAACAAAGTTTTAGGACATGTCAACAACATATTAATCTCAGCAGTTCTGCCAACTGCGTTCCGGGTGGCCAAGAAAAGGGCACCAAGAGTTCTTGGTACGACCATGTTGGTTGGCTTGCTAGCGGGAATGGGTTATTTTGCTTTCACGTGTCTTCGGAAGAGATTTGTCAACATGATGTTGTCAATTAGAACAAGACAACCTTATTTTTAA